The sequence below is a genomic window from Nostoc flagelliforme CCNUN1.
AGAATGAATTTTGCTGTGCATGTAGCGATCGCTGCTACTATCAATTCTGGCTTATGGTTTTTCCACATCTTGAAAGACACTACTTGGGAGTGGCTGCCTTGGGTGACTTTAAGTTGGACTGTAATATTGTTGGTGCATCTGATTTATATTAGTGCGATCGCTAACTACACCGAAACTCCGCCAAAATCCACCTGAAGATGGATTACTCA
It includes:
- a CDS encoding 2TM domain-containing protein → MPPRWPRKPDRKDPDYRKIDDRMNFAVHVAIAATINSGLWFFHILKDTTWEWLPWVTLSWTVILLVHLIYISAIANYTETPPKST